A window from Festucalex cinctus isolate MCC-2025b chromosome 12, RoL_Fcin_1.0, whole genome shotgun sequence encodes these proteins:
- the hhipl2 gene encoding HHIP-like protein 2 has protein sequence MPGGQGAMELLSSLVLLVLSALAHGHPQCLDFQPPFRPTWHLEFCTQYEDLGCCDQETDNRIAETYWDIVGWLEATGQELCQDSLKEVMCQECSPYAAHLYDAEDPRTPIRDIPGLCFHFCSDFHRRCAHVLEHLSSDGRLRDAAQRDAAAFCAALDLPDRDYCYPDVLVGDRPVGDPGRPAEDPDGCLRLCLSEVANGLKNPVLMLHAGDGTGRLFVAEQLGMVWVYLHDGSRLETPFLDMSGRAVTALWPGDERGFLGMAFHPRYRGNGRVFVYYSVQVDGGTEKVRISEMRVSRHDVNVADPDSESVILEIDEPAANHNGGQLLFGLDGFLYIFTGDGGKAGDPFGEHGNAQNRSSLLGKVLRMDVDGSDAGGKRYRIPVDNPFLADADARPEVYAYGLRNAWRCSVDRGDPVGRRGRGRIFCGDVGQNRYEEIDIIVKGGNYGWRAKEGLECYDVELCHNSTLNDIPPIHAYSHHVGKSVTGGFVYRGCESPNLNGLYIFGDFMSGRIMALEEDRTTGSWKERSICMGDATTCSFPGLINHYHNYIISFAEDEAGEMYFLATSNPSALSPTGTVFKFVDPSRRAPPGKCKQKWLPVKVQGKKIPFVPRESTLLDMSAKPTRPPPRKFKVAAAQPTTTSKAKWTSPAEKKVKPVKAKTLNEKQSTKAEPKYVRKNATISKKKSAKVKKQHVTKNNVKTKEETNKLNKRRNQARVQGKKASKAL, from the exons ATGCCCGGTGGTCAGGGTGCCATGGAGCTCCTCAGCTCACTTGTCCTTCTTGTCCTGTCAGCGCTGGCGCACGGCCACCCTCAGTGCCTGGACTTCCAGCCGCCCTTCCGGCCCACCTGGCACTTGGAGTTCTGCACGCAGTACGAGGATCTGGGCTGCTGCGACCAAGAGACGGACAACCGCATCGCCGAGACCTACTGGGACATCGTCGGGTGGCTGGAGGCCACTGGGCAGGAACTTTGTCAGGACAGCCTCAAGGAGGTCATGTGCCAG GAGTGTTCCCCGTACGCCGCCCACCTGTACGACGCCGAGGACCCCCGCACGCCCATCCGCGATATCCCCGGCTTGTGTTTTCACTTCTGCTCCGACTTCCACCGCCGGTGCGCTCACGTCCTGGAGCACCTGAGCTCCGACGGGCGCCTGCGAGACGCCGCTCAACGGGACGCGGCCGCCTTCTGCGCCGCCCTTGATCTACCGGACCGGGACTACTGCTACCCGGACGTGCTGGTCGGCGACCGTCCGGTCGGCGACCCGGGCCGGCCGGCCGAGGACCCCGACGGCTGCCTGCGGCTGTGCCTGAGCGAGGTGGCCAACGGGCTGAAGAACCCGGTGCTGATGCTCCACGCGGGCGACGGCACGGGCCGCTTGTTCGTGGCCGAGCAGCTGGGCATGGTGTGGGTGTACCTGCACGACGGCAGCCGCCTGGAGACGCCCTTCCTGGACATGAGCGGCCGGGCGGTGACCGCACTCTGGCCCGGGGATGAGAGGGGCTTCCTGGGCATGGCCTTCCATCCCCGTTACCGCGGCAACGGCCGCGTCTTCGTCTACTACTCCGTCCAGGTGGACGGCGGAACGGAGAAGGTGCGGATCAGCGAGATGAGAGTGTCCCGGCACGACGTCAACGTGGCCGATCCCGACTCGGAAAG TGTCATTCTGGAGATTGACGAACCCGCCGCCAACCACAACGGAGGCCAGCTGCTCTTTGGACTCGACGGCTTTTTGTACATCTTCACCGGAGACGGCGGCAAAGCCGGCGATCCTTTTGGGGAGCACGGAAACGCGCAAAACCG GAGTTCCCTGTTGGGCAAAGTCCTCCGCATGGACGTAGACGGGAGCGACGCGGGCGGGAAGCGGTACAGGATTCCCGTGGACAACCCCTTCCTCGCCGACGCTGACGCCCGTCCCGAGGTGTACGCCTACGGGCTGAGGAACGCGTGGAGGTGCTCGGTGGACCGCGGCGACCCGGTTGGACGGCGCGGCCGCGGGCGAATATTCTGTGGCGACGTGGGCCAGAACCGTTACGAGGAGATCGACATCATCGTGAAGGGCGGCAACTACGGCTGGCGCGCCAAGGAAGGCCTGGAGTGCTACGACGTGGAACTGTGCCACAACTCGACCTTGA ATGACATCCCGCCCATACATGCGTACAGCCACCATGTGGGCAAGTCTGTGACGGGCGGATTCGTCTACAGGGGCTGCGAGTCGCCCAATCTCAACGGCCTGTACATTTTTGGAGATTTCATGAGCGG GCGCATCATGGCGTTAGAAGAAGACCGGACGACAGGAAGTTGGAAAGAAAGGAGCATTTGCATGGGAGACGCTACGACGTGTTCTTTCCCAGGCCTCATCAATCACTACCACAACTACATCATCTCCTTCGCCGAAGACGAAGCTG gggaaatgtACTTCCTAGCTACCTCCAATCCAAGCGCCTTGTCGCCTACGGGCACCGTCTTCAAATTTGTGGACCCATCCAg GCGAGCTCCTCCaggcaaatgtaaacagaagTGGCTGCCAGTCAAAGTACAGGGCAAAAAAATCCCTTTTGTCCCCCGGGAAT CGACTCTGCTGGACATGAGTGCCAAACCGACGCGGCCTCCGCCAAGGAAGTTCAAAGTCGCCGCCGCCCAACCGACGACGACCAGCAAAGCTAAGTGGACGTCACCTGCGGAGAAAAAAGTCAAGCCAGTCAAAGCAAAGACGTTGAACGAGAAACAATCGACAAAAGCAGAACCCAAGTATGTTCGGAAAAACGCAACAATAAGCAAGAAAAAGAGCGCAAAAGTGAAGAAGCAACACGTCACAAAGAACAACGTAAAGACTAAAGAGGAAACTAATAAACTCAATAAAAGAAGAAACCAAGCTCGGGTTCAAGGCAAGAAAGCTAGCAAAGCACTTTAA